From Qipengyuania soli:
AAGCTGACCTGGGTGGAGCGCCACGGAGTGCGTCACGCGGATCACACCTACGTTCCCGACGAGATGCGCGGCCAGGGAATCGCCGCCAAGCTTGTCGACGCGCTGGTCGCCGATGCCCGCGAGCAGGGCTTCAAGATTGCTCCCGAATGCTCCTATGTCGTCGCCGCGTTCAAGCGCCACCCAGAGTGGGCAGACCTACGCGCCTGACCGGATCGGCGGGGAGGCTGCATCCGACAGTTCGGAAAAATCGGTCGTGGCGATGCTGGCGAGAATGGCCCTGCGCCATTCGCGGGCATGGTCGAGGTCGACCGCCTCGATCGCGAAGTGACCGCCGGCGAGTCCGAGCGAGAGTTTTGCGTAGCCGCGCCTTCGGGCGATCGGCCCCTGCACGATTTCGACCGATTGCAGCTTCGTCCGCGAACCGATGGTGAGTTTCGGCGCCAGCCAGCCATGCCGCGAATAGAGATAGCGCCCGCTCATTGCGTGACGGTCGAAGCGGTGGAGGTAGTATTGGCGCACGGCCGAAAAGACCCCGGCCCCGAGCGGTAGCAAAGCTGCCCATTGCCATGGGGAAAATATCGCTACCGGAATGGCCGCCAGACCCAGGATGGCGAAATCGAGCGCGGCGGCATCGAAACTGGCCTTCGCACTGCGGCCGCCCCACTGGAGGCCTTCGCCCGGCAGTGCGAAGCCGGTCGTTTCCACGATCGGTGCGATCTCCACCATCTGCGCGAAGGGCGCCGCCTCGTGGTTGGCCGAGGCGCTGTCACTGGCCAGGCTGACGACGCCCAGAGCGTGCCAGCCGAACAGACGCCGGATGAAACCCGTCTTCACCGTCAGCGCCTGCACGCGGTGAACCGGCATCACCACATCGGTGCGGGTGAACATTCCCCGCCGACGCCGCAGGCCCTTGTCTGTCCTTTCGAGCCGGAAATTCCACTCGCGCAGGGCCGTCCGCGTTACGCCGGTAACAGTGCCGACCAGGAGGAGGGAGATGGTTGCTGCGATCGCCGCAAGGGCTTGCGCCGCGAAGCCCAGCTCGGCGAGCCAGTGGCCCGGTCCCGAGAGCGCATTGCGCCATGCGCGCACATCCCAGATCTCGAAGGGCAGGAGGAAGTCGAACTGCTGCGCGGCACCGAAGACCACTGCGACCACGGCCAACGAGAATTCGAACAGGCCGAAAGTCAGCACCCGCTTCGGCGACATTTCGAAGAGGAGTTCGGTAGGCTCTTCGACCTGTTCTGCCTCGGCATCGACAGGCTCGGCCCCGCCATCGCGGCGCGCGCGCACCAGCTGACGCAGGCGCTCGCCCTCGGTCTCGCTGAGGTAGGCGAGCTTAAGGTCATCACCTCCGCCCGCCCCGGTTTCGAACTTGACCTCGGTCAGGCCGAATAGGCGCGGGATAAATTTCTGCTCGAGGCTGACGTCCTGGATGCGTTCGTAAGGAACCGAGCGCGCCGTCCGCGAAAGGAGTCCGCTTTCGACCCTGATGTCGCTCTCGCGCACGGCATAGGTGAGGCGCGTCCAGCGCAGATAGGCGATGGCGAAATTGGCGCCCACCACCGTCACTACGATGGGCAGGAAATAGAGCGCCCAGTCGCCGACGTCGCCCTTGTCGAAGATCGTCACCGAAGCAAAGGCGATCGGCACGACCAGCTGGGTGAGCATGGTCGCAGCCTTCACCGCGAACGTGCGCGGATCGGTCCGCATGGGCTGGTCGGTGGAAACGTCCCTCACTGCGTGTCGCGCCGGATCGCCGCACGGATGTCCTCGCGCATGGCCATCGCATCCTCGCGTGCGAGACCGGGCAACGAGACCGAGGCGTTGTGGGTCCCCGCAGTGTGCACGGTCAGCGTGGCGAGATCGAAAGCGCGTTCGAGCGGTCCCTGATTGACGTCGATGTGCTGGACCCGGCCGAACGGCACCACGGTGTCGCTGCGGAACAGGATCCCGCGGACCACCCGCAGGCGCTCCTCCTCGATCGAATAACCGCGCGCGGCATAACGGCGCATCGGCATGCGGACGAGCAGCCATGCGGCGAAGAGGCCCGCCGGGACCCAGACGTAGCCGGTGTACCCGGGTATCGCGATCTCGGCGATCGTCGCACCGGCAAGCAACACGAGAGCGACGATGGAGAACTGGACCCGCAGCATGCGTGCATATGCCGGATCGAGCGGGGTAAGAGCGGTTTCGTCCATGCGTTATAGCTAGGCAATACAGTGGCACGATTCAATCTGGATTCGCCCCTGCCCTGCGCTATGCCTTGTGGCGGAGAAGGAGAACGCCATGGACGTATCGAAGCTGATGTTCCGCGAAGGGCTGATGGACGGGGAGCGGATCCTCGTTACCGGCGGAGGCACTGGCCTCGGCCGCGAGATGGCCGAGGCCTTCGTCAAGCTGGGTGCGGAAGTCCACATCTGCGGACGGCGTCAGGGCAAGCTCGACGAGACCGCCGAGGAACTGATGGCGGCCCATGGAGGCAAGGTCGTCGGCCACGCTTGCGACATCCGCGATGCGGGCGCGATCCACGAGATGATCGACAACGTCTGGACCCACGGTCCGCTGACCGGTGTGGTCAACAATGCGGCAGGCAACTTCATCAGCCGGACCGAGGATCTGTCGGTCAACGGCTTCAACGCCATCAGCGACATCGTTTTTCGCGGCACGTTCTACGTTACGCTCGACGTCGGAAAGCGGCTGATTGCGGAGAAGCGGCGGGCGAGTTTCCTTTCGATCCTTACGACATGGGTGTGGAACGGCAGCGCCTTCGTCGTTCCCTCGGCCATGAGCAAGGCGGGCATCAATGCGATGACACAGAGCCTTGCGGTCGAATGGGGCCGCTACGGCATGCGCTTCAATGCGATCGCGCCGGGTCTCTTTCCGACCAAGGGAATGAGCGCGCGGCTTTCACCAGGCGGGCGCGGCGGCAATTCCAACGATGCGATGAACCCTACCGGACGGCACGGCGAGATGCACGAGCTCGCCAACCTCGCCGTATTCCTGATGGGGCCGGGCGCGGAATGGGTGAACGGCCAGACCATCGCCATCGACGGCGCAGGCTACCAGGCCAATGGCGGGACCTTCTGGGGTGCGCTCCATAGCCTTGGCGACGAGGAATGGGCGGCCATGCGCGACATGATCAAGGGCACGAATGCGCAGGATAAGGCTGAGCGGAGTATTTAGTATGTTTGGCTTCAAGCGCCGGCGGCCGCATCCGCGGCCTTAGGCTATCCTCGCTCACGCGACCTGAAGGTCGCGTCGCTGCGGGCGTCCGGTCGGCCTTGCTTCGGCTCGGTTCTCGAGGAGAGGAGCGGCTGCCCCTTGTTCCGGGCCGGCGGAGGCCCGGCAAGGGCGACCGCCCGCCCGCAGGCGCCTGACTGAGCGCAGCGATGGAAGAATAGCGCCGAGGACGCACCGACGGAGGTCGGTGCGAAGAACAATCAGCCAGGAATGACCGCAACCGCGCTGGCGCCGTCACCTTCGGGGGCGGCGATGATGTCGCGGGTCACCGAACCCTTGGCCACGGTGGCGGTCTGCGGGTCACCCACGGCGCTGCGAATGCCGGGCACCGCGGTGCCGGCGCGATCGAGCACGCTGGTTTCCACGCTGCTACGCGGGGCCGGACCGCCGAACAGGGCATCGAGCGCCTGCTCCGACGCAGTGCCTTCGGACGGGCGCGGCGAGCCGGGTGCGGGCGGAACGAGGTTGAAGTCGGGCGGGACCACCAGCGGCGCCTGGCGCTGCACGGCGAACTCGTCCGGACGGTCGCGGTTGAGAAAGCCGCCGCTGCCGCAGGCCGCGGTCATGGCGCCGAGCCCGGCGACGATTGCGATACGGGCGAATTTGGTCATCAGCTGTTCTCCGCGGCGCCGGGCGCCTGAGTGATTGTAATCTCTTCGGCTTCCTTCTCGCGCATGAAGAAGGCGCGCGCAAGGACGATGAGGACGCCGATGGTGATAGCTGCATCGGCGACGTTGAAGATGAGGAACGGGCGCCACTCGCCAAAGTGCAGGTCGGCGAAATCGACGACGTAGCCGAGCTCGTAGCGGTCCTTGATATTGCCCAGCGCCCCGCCGAGAATCAGTGCGAGGGCGAGGATGTCACCCATCAGCTTCTCACGCATCATCCAGACCGTGACGACGAGGGCGATGAGCCCGGTGACCAGCACCAGCATCCAGCGCATTTCGGGACTGTTGGCCTCGAACATGCCGAGGGAGACACCGAAGTTGCGGGTGAAGCGCAGGTCGAAGAAGGGAAGGATTTCCTGCGCCTTGCCGATCTCGTTGATGCCAAGGGGGACGGTCACCGCCCACTTTGTCCACTGGTCGACGGCGAAGATCGCCAGCGCGAGGACGCAGCCGATCAGGCGATTGCGGATGAGCGGGGTCATTGCGCGGCATCCATTTGGGCGACAACCGGCTCGCAGCGGTCACACAGGTCGCCGTCCTCGGCGACGCTGGGCAGGTGGCGCCAGCAGCGCCCGCATTTCGCTTCGGAGGTCCGGGTGACTGTCACCGCATCGCTATCGCCGCGCGTGACTGACGCAGTGATGAACAGTTCGGCGAGCTCTTCGTCGGAAAAGCCTTCCGGCACCGCGCTGGCAGGCACGACGACATCGGCCTCCAGACCTGAGCGGATGACCTTGTCGCGGCGCAGCGGCTCGATCGCTTCGGTGACCTTTTCTCGAAGAGCGCGCAGCTGGGTCCACTTGGCACCGTCGGCAGTAACGCCGGGAACGGCGGGCCATTCGAGCAGGTGGACGCTGCCACCATCGGGATAGCGGCTCTGCCACACCTCTTCGGCGGTGAAGACCAGCACCGGCGCGGCCCAGCGCACCAGCGCGTGGAACAGCAGGTCGAGCACGGTGCGATAGGCGTTGCGCTTGGTGCTGTCCGGCCCGTCGCAATAGAGGCTGTCCTTGCGGATATCGAAGTAGAAGGCCGAGAGGTCCTCGTTCACGAAGTCCGACAGGAGCCGCGTGTAGGTGTTGAAGTCGTAGTCATCGACCGCCTTGCGCAGCTTGCCGTCGAGATCGGCTAGCAGCGCGAGGACATAGCGCTCCAGCTCGGGAATTTCGCCCGCATCGCCCATGTCGCCGATGAAGCCGTCGAGCGCGCCGAGGAGGTAGCGGAAGGTGTTGCGCAGCTTGCGGTACTGGTCGGCAACGCCTTTGAGGATTTCATCGCCGATGCGGTGGTCCTCGGTGAAGTCGACCGAGAGCGCCCACAGGCGGATGATGTCCGCGCCATAGGTCTCCATGACCTTGATCGGGTCGACCGTGTTGCCGAGGCTCTTCGACATCTTGCGCCCGTCGCTGGCCATGGTGAAGCCATGCGTCAGGATCTGGTCGAAGGGCGCGCGGCCGCGGGTGACGCAGCTTTCGAGCAGGCTCGACTGGAACCAGCCGCGATGCTGGTCGGACCCTTCGAGGTAGAGATCGGCGGGCCACTGCAGTTCGGGCCAGCGGCCGCTTTCGAGCGTGAAGGCGTGGGTACAGCCCGAATCGAACCACACGTCGAGGATGTCGGTGACCATCTCGAACTCGGCCGGGTCATGGGCGTCGCCGAGGAAGGCTGCCTTGTTGGCCTCGCTCCAGGCATCCATGCCGTGTTCGCCCACCGCCGCGACGATGCGCGCGTTGACTTGCGCGTCCTGCAGATAGGTGCCGTCGTTGCGGACGAAGAGCGTGATCGGCACGCCCCATGCGCGCTGGCGGGAGAGCACCCAGTCGGGGCGGCCCGCGACCATCGAGCCTAGGCGATTGCGGCCCTTCTCGGGCACGAAGCGGGTATCGGCGATGGCCTGCATGGCCCGTTCGCGCAGCGTGCCGCCGCCAGCCAGTTCCTTGTCCATCGGCACGAACCACTGCGGGGTGCAGCGGAAGATGACCTTGGCCTTGGAGCGCCAGCTGTGCGGATAGGAGTGCTGGTAGTCCTCGCTCGCGGCAAGCAATGCGCCCGCCTCGCGCAGGTCCGAACAGATCGGGCCTTCGGGCGAATTGAATGGCTTGTTGATGACGCTGCGGCGGCGATCGTCGCTGGCACCCAGCCATTCCCAGTCGTCGCGATAGCGGCCGTCGTTCATCACCGCGAACTGCGGGCCGATGCCGTGTTCCTTGCACAGCTCGAAATCGTCCTCGCCATGGTCGGGCGACATGTGGACGAGGCCGGTACCACTGTCGGTGGTGACGAAATCGCCCGGCAGGAAGGGGCGCGGCCTAGCGTAGAACCCGCCGAGATGGTGCATCGGGTGGCGTGCGACGGTTCCGGAGAGGTCGGAGCCTTTACACTCCCATTCGGGGTCTTCCGCCAAGAAACCAGTGCGCGCTTCGAAGGCCGAGACAAGGTCTTTGGCAACGAGGAATTTACCCGCCGCGATAGTGTCATCAGGGACCGTGTCGAGCTTGTCAGCGGCAATGGAAGCATAGAAGAAAACGTAGTCGACGTCCGGACCGTAAGCGAGGGCTTGGTTCACCGGGATTGTCCAAGGCGTGGTGGTCCAGATAACCACGGCATGACCGACCAACTCGGGCAGATTTGGGCTTTCAATCACGTCGAACGCCACGTCGATCTGGGTCGAGACGATGTCCTCATACTCGACCTCGGCCTCGGCCAGCGCGGTTTCCTCGACCGGGGACCACATCACCGGCTTCGACCCGCGATAGAGCACGCCTGCCTCGGCCAGCTTCATCAGCTCGGCGACGATGATCGCCTCGCTTTCCTTCTGCATGGTGAGATAGGGGCGGTCCCAGTCGGCCATCACGCCGAGGCGCTTCAGCTGTTCGCGCTGCACGTCGACCCAGTGCTGGGCATAGGCGCGGCATTCCTCGCGGAAGGCGAAGACCGCCGCCTCGTCGCGATTGGCGCCGGAGAGGACGGGCTTTTCCTTCTTCTCCTTGCGGTAAAGCTCCTCGACCTTCCATTCGATCGGCAGGCCGTGGCAGTCCCAGCCGGGGACGTAAGGCGCATCCTTACCGAGGAGGTTCTGCGTGCGGCAGACCATGTCCTTCAGCGTATGGTTCAGCGCGTGCCCGATATGCATGTCGCCATTGGCGTAGGGCGGGCCGTCGTGGAAGATGAACTTCTCGCGCCCCGCGCGGCTTTCGCGCAGCTGGCGGTAGAGCCCTTCGGATTCCCACTGCGCGGCAATGCCCGGCTCCTTCGCAGGAAGGCCGGCCTTCATGGGGAATTCGGTCTTGGGCAGGAAGACCGTGTCTCTGTAATCGCGCTTCTCGGACATAGGTGTGCGCCGTTAGGGGATTTGGGGCTGGCTTTAAAGCGTCAATCGCCGCGCCGCGCCCGGCGGCGTGCGAGCCCGTCATAGACCGCATCGATCTCTTCCTGCGAACGGTCGTCGAAGCGCTGGATGAGCGCCGGGATCACGGCGAGCGAATCCTCGACCCAGGCATAGCCGTTGAAGCTGGCCGGTATCTCGCCCAGCTGTTCGGGCAGGTCGAGCCCGCGCGGACGCCCTTCGCCCAGCGGCCCGACCACCACGATGCGCGCGCCATGCGCCTCGGCTCGGGCAATCATGCGGTTGGGCCAGCCCCAGAAAAGGAACTGCTTGTCGAGCGGGATCATCAGCGTGCCGTTCTCGCAGGAAGAGGGGAACCAGCCGCTCCAGCCGTAGAGGACATAGTCCTTGGTACACTGCTTTGCTTCTTCGTTGCTGAAGGCCCATGTGCCGGGCAGCAGCGTCCGGATACGGTCGACCGGGCCCTGTCCGCCGTAGAAGGCATCGCCTCGGTCACCGGTATTGCGTCCGGCGGCCTTGACTGCCGCCGCCACCATGTCCGCCTCGCGCGGGTCCTTCGACTTGAAGTTGTAGATCAGCGAGGCGCGGCCCGAAGCCGCCATCGCTTCCTCGATGGTCGGAATTGCGCCCACGTGCTTGCCGCGGAATGGGAAGGTCTTGCCGCCGTCTGCGGTGTAGCCGTAACCCGCATCGAGCGCCTTCAGTTCGGCCATGGTCGCATCGCGCGTATCGCCCTTGCCCTCGGTACGGCAGTCGAGCGTCCAGTCATGGAACACCGCAAGTTGCCCGTCCTTCGTCGGGGCAATGTCGATCTCGACCAAGGTCGCACCCAGCTTGGCCGCACGGGCGATCGAGGGCACCGTGTTTTCCAGATAGCCATGCACCGGCTGCTCGATCCGCGTCGCCGTGCAATCGTCGCGACCGAGGCCGGTCTTGTCATACTGCTGGTAAAGCCCGCGATGCGCGATCAGCTTGACCGCGCCCTTGGGCGTGGGGGCCAGCCAGCTCGCGTTGACGATCGTCAGGACGAGGAACAGGAGCGCCCCGACAAAGCCGAGGCGCTTGAGCCAGATTTTCATGCAAGCAGTTCTTTCGCCCGGGCGCAGTCGCGGTCCATCTGTTCGATCAGCGCGTCGAGGCTGTCGAACTTGGCCTCGCCGCGCAGGAAGTAGTGGAACGCCACCTCGATTTCCTGTCCGTAGAGGTCGCCCGAAAAGTCGAAGAAATAAGGTTCGAGCAATTCCTTGGGCGGGTCGAACTGCGGGCGGATGCCGATGTTGGCCGCGCCTTTCAGGACTTGCCCGCTGGCCAGGATGCGCCCGGTGACCGCGTAGATGCCGTACTTCGGACGCAGGTACTGTTCGACGGGCAAATTGGCGGTGGGATAGCCGATCTCGCGCCCGCGCTTGTCGCCATGCTGGACGACGCCGCGAATGGCAAAGGGGCGGGTGAGCAGGCGTGCAGCCTCCTGCGGGTTTCCGTCACGCAGGGCGTTGCGGACGCGGCTGGAGGATACGGGCTCGCCACCGTCGAGCACCGGCGGGACGGCGCGGGCCTCTATGCCCACTTCCTTGCCCAGACCGACCAGTCGTTCGAAATTGCCGCCGCGCGCCTTGCCGAAAGTGAAGTCCTCACCCGTGACAACCCCTGCCACGCCGAGATGTTCGGCCAGCAGCACTTTCACGAAATCTTCCGCCGTGGTCCCGGCGAGCTCGCCGTCGAAGTGGAACACCAGCATCGCGGTCGCCCCGGCGGCAAGGTAGAGTTCCTGCCGCTGTTCGAGAGTGGTGAGGCGGAAGGGTTCGGCATCGGGCTTGAAATGGCGCACCGGATGCGGGTCGAAGGTGGCGATGATACTCGGCCGACCCTCTTCGCGCGCCCAGCGGATTGCCTCGCCCGCCACCGCCTGGTGGCCGAGGTGGAAGCCATCGAAATTGCCGAGCGCGATGACTGCGCCGCGCAGGGATTCGGGCAGCGGATCGCGATGATCGAGCCACCTCATTGGGGAACAAGCCCCGCGCGGATCACTCGCAAGGCATTGCCACCCATGGCGGCTCGAATCTCGTCCTCGGTGAAGCCTTCGTCCAGCAGCGCCTGCGTCACCTGCGTCAGCTGCGAAGTATCGAAGCGCACCGTGGTCGCCCCGTCATAGTCGCTGCCCAGCGCGACATGTTCGATACCGACGAGGTCGCGGATATGCTTCATCGCCTTGGCGGTTGCGTGAGGGTCGGTGCTGCACACCGCGCCTTCCCAATAACCGACGCCGATCACGCCGCCGGTCTTCGCCACACCGCGAATCTCCTCGTCGGTGAGGTTGCGGTTGACCTTGCAGGTCGCCTGCACGCCGCCGTGGCTCGAGACCACGGGACGCTTTGCCATGACGAGGATGTCGGCGACACACTGGTGACTGCAATGGGCGATGTCGACGATCATGCCCTTCTGCTCCATCCGCCGGACGGTCTCGCGCCCCATGTCGGTGAGGCCGCCCTTCTTCAGGCCATGCATCGACCCGGCAAGCTCGTTGTCGAAGAAGTGCGTCAGCCCGGCCATGCGCATGCCCGCAGCATAGAGCTTGTCGAGGTTGTCGACGTTCCCTTCGAGGCTCTGCAAACCTTCGGCGCTGAACAGGGCGCCGACCGGCTTGGTCGCGTCCTTGCGCGCGCGGAGCAGGCGGTCGAGATCTTCCGGGGACCAGACCTGGTAAAGGTCTGTGCGGGAAGTATCGACCGCCGCCTCAAGCTTCCTGGCGTGCCAGAGTGAGCGTTCCAGCAAGCTGGTCCATGTCCGTATGGGCTGCATCTGCACGACAGTCAGCAGGGTGATGTTGTCGGTATCGGCGCTGTTGGCATCGTAGTTCTGGCCCTTGGGCGTCTTGGTAACGCTGGAG
This genomic window contains:
- a CDS encoding bifunctional riboflavin kinase/FAD synthetase, with product MRWLDHRDPLPESLRGAVIALGNFDGFHLGHQAVAGEAIRWAREEGRPSIIATFDPHPVRHFKPDAEPFRLTTLEQRQELYLAAGATAMLVFHFDGELAGTTAEDFVKVLLAEHLGVAGVVTGEDFTFGKARGGNFERLVGLGKEVGIEARAVPPVLDGGEPVSSSRVRNALRDGNPQEAARLLTRPFAIRGVVQHGDKRGREIGYPTANLPVEQYLRPKYGIYAVTGRILASGQVLKGAANIGIRPQFDPPKELLEPYFFDFSGDLYGQEIEVAFHYFLRGEAKFDSLDALIEQMDRDCARAKELLA
- the ileS gene encoding isoleucine--tRNA ligase, producing MSEKRDYRDTVFLPKTEFPMKAGLPAKEPGIAAQWESEGLYRQLRESRAGREKFIFHDGPPYANGDMHIGHALNHTLKDMVCRTQNLLGKDAPYVPGWDCHGLPIEWKVEELYRKEKKEKPVLSGANRDEAAVFAFREECRAYAQHWVDVQREQLKRLGVMADWDRPYLTMQKESEAIIVAELMKLAEAGVLYRGSKPVMWSPVEETALAEAEVEYEDIVSTQIDVAFDVIESPNLPELVGHAVVIWTTTPWTIPVNQALAYGPDVDYVFFYASIAADKLDTVPDDTIAAGKFLVAKDLVSAFEARTGFLAEDPEWECKGSDLSGTVARHPMHHLGGFYARPRPFLPGDFVTTDSGTGLVHMSPDHGEDDFELCKEHGIGPQFAVMNDGRYRDDWEWLGASDDRRRSVINKPFNSPEGPICSDLREAGALLAASEDYQHSYPHSWRSKAKVIFRCTPQWFVPMDKELAGGGTLRERAMQAIADTRFVPEKGRNRLGSMVAGRPDWVLSRQRAWGVPITLFVRNDGTYLQDAQVNARIVAAVGEHGMDAWSEANKAAFLGDAHDPAEFEMVTDILDVWFDSGCTHAFTLESGRWPELQWPADLYLEGSDQHRGWFQSSLLESCVTRGRAPFDQILTHGFTMASDGRKMSKSLGNTVDPIKVMETYGADIIRLWALSVDFTEDHRIGDEILKGVADQYRKLRNTFRYLLGALDGFIGDMGDAGEIPELERYVLALLADLDGKLRKAVDDYDFNTYTRLLSDFVNEDLSAFYFDIRKDSLYCDGPDSTKRNAYRTVLDLLFHALVRWAAPVLVFTAEEVWQSRYPDGGSVHLLEWPAVPGVTADGAKWTQLRALREKVTEAIEPLRRDKVIRSGLEADVVVPASAVPEGFSDEELAELFITASVTRGDSDAVTVTRTSEAKCGRCWRHLPSVAEDGDLCDRCEPVVAQMDAAQ
- a CDS encoding GNAT family N-acetyltransferase; translated protein: MSDSTEITVERKEHGGRGAYVIHLSGVEHQAKLTWVERHGVRHADHTYVPDEMRGQGIAAKLVDALVADAREQGFKIAPECSYVVAAFKRHPEWADLRA
- a CDS encoding PH domain-containing protein is translated as MRDVSTDQPMRTDPRTFAVKAATMLTQLVVPIAFASVTIFDKGDVGDWALYFLPIVVTVVGANFAIAYLRWTRLTYAVRESDIRVESGLLSRTARSVPYERIQDVSLEQKFIPRLFGLTEVKFETGAGGGDDLKLAYLSETEGERLRQLVRARRDGGAEPVDAEAEQVEEPTELLFEMSPKRVLTFGLFEFSLAVVAVVFGAAQQFDFLLPFEIWDVRAWRNALSGPGHWLAELGFAAQALAAIAATISLLLVGTVTGVTRTALREWNFRLERTDKGLRRRRGMFTRTDVVMPVHRVQALTVKTGFIRRLFGWHALGVVSLASDSASANHEAAPFAQMVEIAPIVETTGFALPGEGLQWGGRSAKASFDAAALDFAILGLAAIPVAIFSPWQWAALLPLGAGVFSAVRQYYLHRFDRHAMSGRYLYSRHGWLAPKLTIGSRTKLQSVEIVQGPIARRRGYAKLSLGLAGGHFAIEAVDLDHAREWRRAILASIATTDFSELSDAASPPIRSGA
- a CDS encoding SDR family oxidoreductase, encoding MDVSKLMFREGLMDGERILVTGGGTGLGREMAEAFVKLGAEVHICGRRQGKLDETAEELMAAHGGKVVGHACDIRDAGAIHEMIDNVWTHGPLTGVVNNAAGNFISRTEDLSVNGFNAISDIVFRGTFYVTLDVGKRLIAEKRRASFLSILTTWVWNGSAFVVPSAMSKAGINAMTQSLAVEWGRYGMRFNAIAPGLFPTKGMSARLSPGGRGGNSNDAMNPTGRHGEMHELANLAVFLMGPGAEWVNGQTIAIDGAGYQANGGTFWGALHSLGDEEWAAMRDMIKGTNAQDKAERSI
- the lspA gene encoding signal peptidase II, with the translated sequence MTPLIRNRLIGCVLALAIFAVDQWTKWAVTVPLGINEIGKAQEILPFFDLRFTRNFGVSLGMFEANSPEMRWMLVLVTGLIALVVTVWMMREKLMGDILALALILGGALGNIKDRYELGYVVDFADLHFGEWRPFLIFNVADAAITIGVLIVLARAFFMREKEAEEITITQAPGAAENS
- a CDS encoding DUF3035 domain-containing protein, whose protein sequence is MTKFARIAIVAGLGAMTAACGSGGFLNRDRPDEFAVQRQAPLVVPPDFNLVPPAPGSPRPSEGTASEQALDALFGGPAPRSSVETSVLDRAGTAVPGIRSAVGDPQTATVAKGSVTRDIIAAPEGDGASAVAVIPG
- a CDS encoding dipeptidase, whose product is MTRRRKILAGIGILLVVALGGFFILGPGIVERGMNKIDGQPLIPVSDEAKALHATLDIVDLHSDTLLWKRDLLERAGRGHMDLPRLREGNVALQVFSSVTKTPKGQNYDANSADTDNITLLTVVQMQPIRTWTSLLERSLWHARKLEAAVDTSRTDLYQVWSPEDLDRLLRARKDATKPVGALFSAEGLQSLEGNVDNLDKLYAAGMRMAGLTHFFDNELAGSMHGLKKGGLTDMGRETVRRMEQKGMIVDIAHCSHQCVADILVMAKRPVVSSHGGVQATCKVNRNLTDEEIRGVAKTGGVIGVGYWEGAVCSTDPHATAKAMKHIRDLVGIEHVALGSDYDGATTVRFDTSQLTQVTQALLDEGFTEDEIRAAMGGNALRVIRAGLVPQ
- a CDS encoding glycerophosphodiester phosphodiesterase family protein; the encoded protein is MKIWLKRLGFVGALLFLVLTIVNASWLAPTPKGAVKLIAHRGLYQQYDKTGLGRDDCTATRIEQPVHGYLENTVPSIARAAKLGATLVEIDIAPTKDGQLAVFHDWTLDCRTEGKGDTRDATMAELKALDAGYGYTADGGKTFPFRGKHVGAIPTIEEAMAASGRASLIYNFKSKDPREADMVAAAVKAAGRNTGDRGDAFYGGQGPVDRIRTLLPGTWAFSNEEAKQCTKDYVLYGWSGWFPSSCENGTLMIPLDKQFLFWGWPNRMIARAEAHGARIVVVGPLGEGRPRGLDLPEQLGEIPASFNGYAWVEDSLAVIPALIQRFDDRSQEEIDAVYDGLARRRARRGD
- a CDS encoding PH domain-containing protein, producing the protein MDETALTPLDPAYARMLRVQFSIVALVLLAGATIAEIAIPGYTGYVWVPAGLFAAWLLVRMPMRRYAARGYSIEEERLRVVRGILFRSDTVVPFGRVQHIDVNQGPLERAFDLATLTVHTAGTHNASVSLPGLAREDAMAMREDIRAAIRRDTQ